Part of the Halomarina litorea genome is shown below.
GAGATGGGCGGGGCCTACACCTGTTCCTGTTCCGGCGAGGCGTTCTCCGAGTTGAAGAACGCCGGGGAGGCCTGCCCGCACCGCGAGAAGGACCCCGAGACCACGATGGCGGAGTTCGAGGCGATGGTCGACGGCGAGTTCGCCTCCGGCGAGATGGTCCTCCGGGTGAAGACCGACATCGAGCACAAGAACCCCGCGCTGCGCGACTGGGTGGCGTTCCGCGTCGTGGACACCCCCCACCCCCGCGAGGCGGCCAGCGAGTACCGCGCGTGGCCGATGCTCGACTTCCAGTCCGGTATCGACGACCACCTGATGGGCATCACGCACATCATCCGGGGCATCGACCTGCAGGACTCGGCCAAACGACAGCGCTTCGTCTACGACTACTTCGGCTGGGAGTACCCCGAGGTGGTCCACTGGGGGAAGATACAGATCGACGCCTACGACGTGAAGATGTCCACCTCGACGATCAGGGCCCTCGTGGAGGCCGGCGACCTGGAGGGGTGGGACGACCCCCGCGCGCCCACCCTCGCGAGCGTCCGCCGTCGGGGCATCCGTGGGCAGGCCATCGTGGACGCCATCGTCGAACTCGGCACCTCCACCAGCGACGTGGACCTGCCGATGTCGAACATCTACGCGAAGAACCGCGACCTCGTGGACGACGAGTCCGACCGCGCGTTCCTCGTCCGTGACGGCGAGGAACTGGCGCTCGACGGCGGGCCCGACGCCGCCCACCCGCCGGTCCACCCCGACCACGAGGAACGGGGGGCCCGCGACATCCCCGTCGGCGACGCGGTCCTCCTCGAATCCGAGGACGTCCCCGAGGAGGGCGAGCGGGTCTGGCTGAAGGGTCTCGGCTGCACCCGCCGGACCGCGGAGGGACTGGCGTTCCTCGACGCGGACATCGACGTGGTCCGCGAGGAGGGCGTCCCCGTCGTCCACTGGGTGCCCGCCGGCGAGGGCGTCCCCGTCCAGTTGCGCACCATGGAGGGCGACGTGACGGGCACCGCCGAACCCGGCCTGCGCGAGTACGAGGCCGACGACGTGGTGCAGTTCGAGCGAATCGGCTTCGCCCGCATCGACGACGTGGCGGGCGTTCGGGTCGTCGCGTACTACGCGCACCCCTGAGCAGGCGCGCTCTCTTCGTCGGGTCGTGCGGAGCTAGTCGAACGGTTCTACGATGTAGAAGCCGGCCGTCTCGTCCCCATCGACCAGAACGACGATTGCGCTCCGTTCTCCCCCCGTCTTGTACTCCGCGTCCAGTGCCACCTCGCTCTCCTCACCGGTTTTCTCGTCGACGACACTGATCGACCACGCTCCCGGAACCCGGTGCGCTTTCGGAACCTGAACCTGTCTCACACCCAGTCGCCGTCCGGACATGGCCGGGACCGTGACGGCCTCGTAGAGCACCGTCTCGCCGTCCCGCGAGAGCGTGAACCGGACCGTACGAGGGGAGTCGCCCTCGTTCTCTACGCTCACCTCCTCGACGATGGTTTCGACTCTCGGCGTCGGCGTCCCCGAATCGTCACCGAGGACGCCCAGACAGCCTGCGAGTCCGCACAGGACCGCCCCGCCACACGTGGCCACGAGGTGTCGTCGGGTGTTCATCGAACGCTTTCAGTTCGTAAAGTGGTAAAATACTCCGGTGTGATAGAAACACCACCCGTAGCCGGGCACCTCCCTCCCGATGGGCGTGGCCACGGGCGAGTAGTTTTATCCCTCTTCAATCCTTGTGTCGAGGTAACAATGGCCATCGATCCGCAGTTCGAATCGAACAGGGAAGTCGCGGAGGAACACAACGGCCACCGGGTGTGGGGCCCGGTGGAAGAACCGGAGAAACTTGGCATCCACGGGACGCACGTCGCCGTGGACTTCGACATCTGCCTCGCGGACGGGGCCTGTCTCGAGGACTGCCCCGTGGACGTCTTCGAGTGGGTGGACACCCCCGGCCACCCGGAGAGCGAAATCAAGGCAGACCCGGCCAACGAGGCGCAGTGTATCGACTGCATGCTCTGCGTGGACGTCTGCCCGGTGGACGCCATCGACGTGGACGCGGGGCGGGCCGGACGCCTCTGAGACCTCCACCCTCCCCGCCGCCGCAACAATTGCCGGTTCTCGGGAGGGTCCGTCCGTCGTGAAAAAAGCTATTTTTCGTGGTATGACGGACTGCTTCACGGTGTTAGCTACCGATGCACACAGTCGTCCTGACGAAAGGCGTCCCCGACTTCCGCGAGGGGCAGGTGTCCTTCGACGAGGAGGGCCACCTCGAACGGGGGAAGACCCCGACGGTCATGAACCCGAACGACCGGTTCGCGCTAGAGGCGGCCCTCCAGACCAAGGTCCGCCACGGCGGGCGCGTCTCGCTGATGAGCATGGGGCCGCCGGGGTACGGTGAAGTCTTACAGGAGGGGATGCGGTCGGTGTACGCCGACGACTGCTACCTGCTCTCGGACCGCGAGATGGCCGCCGCCGACACGTGGGCTACCTCCATCACCATCGCCACCGCGCTGGAGAAACTGGGCGTGCCGGACCTCGTCGTGGCGGGGTTCAAGACGGCCGACGGCGAGACGGGGCACACTGGCCTGCAGACGGCGTGGTGTCTCGGGATGCCCATCGTCACCCACGTCGTCGCCCTCGACGTCGACGAGGACGCGGGCACCCTCCGGGCCAAGCGACTCGTCGAGGGTGACGTCACCGAGATAGAGACCGTCGAGACCTCGCTCCCCGCGTTCGTCGTGACCGACCCCGAGTTCGACGCGTCCTACCGGACGGCGGGCGAACGACTCGTCCTGAAGGACCTCCGGGCGGAGACGCGGGACCGCGCCGAGCGATACGAGGCGGTCATGACGACGTGGGACCACGCGGACCTCAACCTCGACCCGGACTACATCGGCCTCGACGGGTCGCCCACCATCGTCTCCTCCGTCGATCCCATCCCGAAGGCCCCCGCGGAACGCGAGGCGACGATGGTCGACCCGGGGGACGCGGCGGCCATGGACGAGGTTCTGGAGGTGCTCCGCCCGTTCGCGGGCGGAGACGGGAGTCCGACCGCGGAGGCGGGGGGTGACTGAGATGTCCATCGACCCCGCGGACTACGACATCGCCGACCTCACGGCGCGAATCAAGGACGTAGAGGACGTGGCGGAACTGCGAGCCATCCTCGAAGCGGAGGAAGACGGGAAGAATCGCGACCCCGTCAAGAAGGTCATCGAGAGCCGTATCGGGAAGTTCTCCGGGGACGAGGAGGCGTCGGACGGCGAGGTGGACCCGACGGAGATGAGCCTCGCCGAACTCGGTAACGCGGTGCAGGACATCGACGACCCGGAGCGTCTGGACGCCATCCTCGCGGCCGAGGAGGCCGGCGAGAACCGCGACGGCGCGAAGCGCCTCGTCCAGAGCCGCATCGACTCCATCCGCGGGAGCGAGGAGGACGAGGGCGGGGACGTCGAGGAGGAGCCACAGACACCGGAGGAGCGCCACCCGGACCTCGACCACCCCACGGCGGACAAGCGCCACGTTCGGGCGCTGACGGACGCCACCTACGGCGACATGTGGGTCTACTGCGAGACGCAGGCGGGCGACCTGCTCGACGTCTCCCGCGAGATGCTCGGGAAGGCCCGCGAGCTGATGGACGGCTACAACGCCGACTACGACCGGTCGGAGCGAGTCGTCGCCGTCCTCATCGGGAGCGACGTCGAACGCTTCGCCGACGAGTGTATCGACTGCGGCGCGGACGCCGTCGTCGTCCACGAGGACGACCGACTCGACCGGTTCGTCCACCGCGCGTACACCGAGGTGTTCTGCGACATGGCGCGGTGGGGCGGGGAGCCGGGGGAGAAGGGTCCCGACCCCGCCGAGTGGCGCGACTACGACGAACCGCGCTACGTCCTCTTCCCGGCGACGAACAACGGGCGTGACCTCTCGGCGCAGGTGCAGGCTGAACTCGACTCCGGCCTCGCGAGCGACTGCTCCGGCCTCTACATCGAGGACACCGTCATCTCCAATCCCGCCAAGGTGGGGCGGGCGGGCGAGAAGAAAGAGTTCCGAGGCGTCCTCCACATGAAGCGCCCGGACTTCTCGGGGTTCGAGTACTCGACCATCCTCTGTCTGGACAACCCGGGGCGGGAGTTCCACCCGCAGGGGGCCTCCGTGATTCCGGGGAGCTTCGACGTCCCCGACCCGGACCCCGAGCGAGAGGGCCTCGTCGTCACCCACGACCTCGAACTGGACGAGGACTGGTTGAGCGTGCGCGTGACCGAGTTCGACCAGCTAGACGAGGGCGTCGACCTCACCGGGCGGGACGTCGTCGTCGCCGTCGGGCGGGGCATCGGCGACGACCCGACGCGAGGGATGGAACTCGCCCTCGAACTGGCGAACGCCTTCGAGGACGCCGACGTGGGCGTCTCGCGGGGTATCGTCACCGGCTCCTACGAGTTCGGGGGCCACGTCGAGGAGTACACCCGCGAGGAACGCCAGATCGGGGAGACGGGACAGGTCGTCGCTCCGAAACTGTACATCGCGGCGGGCATCTCGGGGGCCGTCCAGCACAAGGTGGGGATGGACGAGTCCGACACCATCCTCGCCATCAACACCGACCCCGACGCCCGCATCCGTGACTTCTCCGACTACTTCGTCGAGGGGGACCTGTTCGAGGTGCTCCCGATGCTCACCGAGGCGGTGAAGTCGGGGACGCTGGACGTACAGGCCGTCGCCGACGGCAGCGGGGGTGAGCGCCAATGACCGAGCACGAACACTACGAGGCGGTCGTGGTGGGTGCCGGCCCCGGCGGGGCCGCCGCCGCCGCCAAACTCGCCGCCGAGGGGGTCGAGACGCTCGTCCTCGAACGCGGCGTCGACGCCGGGTCGAAGAACGTCTCGGGGGGACTCCTCTACGCCGAGTCCTCCGCGCCGTACACCATCGACGACCTCTTCCCCGACTTCCGCGAGGAGGCCGCGGAGCGACCCGTCACGGAGTACTACCTGCACAACGTCGCCGGGCGCAAGGTGCGCTCGTTCGACATCACCGCGCTCCACGAACACGACACGGAGTGGTCCGACGCCGTCCTCAGGCGGCCGATGGACTCGTGGCTGGCCGACCGGGTCCACGAGATGACCCGCGAGACGGGCGGTGGACTCCTGACCGGCGTGCGGGTGAACGGCCTCCTGCGCGAACACGGGGAGATAGTCGGCGTCACCTGCGACGAGATAGACCCCATCCGCGCCGACGTCGTCGTCGCCGCCGACGGGGTGAACAGCGAACTCGCCCGCGACGCGGGCCTGATGGACTGGGAGCACCCCGACCAGTGGTTCCAGGGCGTCAAGGCAGTCGTGGACGCCCCGGACGTCGACGACCGGTTCGACATCGACCCCGGGGAGGGTGTCGCCCACCTGTTCTCGGGCGACCTCTTCGAGGACGTTCGGGGCGGCGGGTTCCTCTACACCAACCGCGAGACGCTCTCCATCGGCACCGTCTTCCACCTCGACAGCCTCGTCGCGGAGCGGGCCGAACCGCACGAACTGCTCGACAACCTGCTCACCCACCCGCTCCTCGCGGACTGGCTGGGCGACGACTACCGGGAACTGGAGTACTCGGCGAAGCTCGTCCCGGACTCGAAGAAGGTGGCCCACCCGGACCCCCACGAGGGAAGACTCGTTCTCGTCGGGGACGCGGGCGGGCAGATGCAGGCGCAGGGGCCCATCATCAAGGGGATGAACCACGCCGTCACGGCGGGCGCGCTGGCCGCCGAGGCGTTCGTGGAGGCCCGCAACCGAGGGAACACCGACGAGGCGGGCCGGCGCTACGCCGAGAAACTGCGCGACTCGGGGACGATGCGGAAGCTCCGACCGCCGGGCTACCGCGTCTCGCGGGCGCTGGGCGAACGCGACCGGGTCGCCTCGCTGACAGACGCCGTCCTCACCTCCCGCGTCGGGCGGTTGGGAGTCAGGGCGCTGGGCGGGCGTCTCGAATCGCTGTACAGTTCGCCGGGCCTCGCGGCCATCGTGCCCGACACGGCGACGCCCTACGTGACGCTCCCGTCGGTCATCGCGGAGGAACTCGGTGCCGACGTCACCGCCGAGAGCCGGGTCGAACCCCCCAGCCTCGCGGACCGCATCGGGGCGCTCACCTACGACACCGACGTGGGCAACCCGCACATCCGCGTGCTGGACAACTCGTGGGCGGCCAGTGGTGCCGCCGTCACGGCCTGTCCCGTGAGCGCGCTGGACTTCGGCG
Proteins encoded:
- a CDS encoding 4Fe-4S dicluster domain-containing protein; translated protein: MAIDPQFESNREVAEEHNGHRVWGPVEEPEKLGIHGTHVAVDFDICLADGACLEDCPVDVFEWVDTPGHPESEIKADPANEAQCIDCMLCVDVCPVDAIDVDAGRAGRL
- a CDS encoding electron transfer flavoprotein subunit beta/FixA family protein, with protein sequence MHTVVLTKGVPDFREGQVSFDEEGHLERGKTPTVMNPNDRFALEAALQTKVRHGGRVSLMSMGPPGYGEVLQEGMRSVYADDCYLLSDREMAAADTWATSITIATALEKLGVPDLVVAGFKTADGETGHTGLQTAWCLGMPIVTHVVALDVDEDAGTLRAKRLVEGDVTEIETVETSLPAFVVTDPEFDASYRTAGERLVLKDLRAETRDRAERYEAVMTTWDHADLNLDPDYIGLDGSPTIVSSVDPIPKAPAEREATMVDPGDAAAMDEVLEVLRPFAGGDGSPTAEAGGD
- a CDS encoding glutamate--tRNA ligase; this translates as MDDDLRERVERAAERNALFNALKHDSDAQVGPIMGPLMGENPEFREHGDQIAGVVAPVVERVNGLSTEEQRERLVELDPEAVEELDAEDEEDDQVLPDLPNVEEYDEVRMRLAPNPNGPWHLGNARMPAVIGTYKDLYDGWMLCRFDDTDPETKRPDLDAYDAILGAIDYLGFEPDEVVKASDRVETYYDHARDLIEMGGAYTCSCSGEAFSELKNAGEACPHREKDPETTMAEFEAMVDGEFASGEMVLRVKTDIEHKNPALRDWVAFRVVDTPHPREAASEYRAWPMLDFQSGIDDHLMGITHIIRGIDLQDSAKRQRFVYDYFGWEYPEVVHWGKIQIDAYDVKMSTSTIRALVEAGDLEGWDDPRAPTLASVRRRGIRGQAIVDAIVELGTSTSDVDLPMSNIYAKNRDLVDDESDRAFLVRDGEELALDGGPDAAHPPVHPDHEERGARDIPVGDAVLLESEDVPEEGERVWLKGLGCTRRTAEGLAFLDADIDVVREEGVPVVHWVPAGEGVPVQLRTMEGDVTGTAEPGLREYEADDVVQFERIGFARIDDVAGVRVVAYYAHP
- a CDS encoding electron transfer flavoprotein subunit alpha/FixB family protein; protein product: MSIDPADYDIADLTARIKDVEDVAELRAILEAEEDGKNRDPVKKVIESRIGKFSGDEEASDGEVDPTEMSLAELGNAVQDIDDPERLDAILAAEEAGENRDGAKRLVQSRIDSIRGSEEDEGGDVEEEPQTPEERHPDLDHPTADKRHVRALTDATYGDMWVYCETQAGDLLDVSREMLGKARELMDGYNADYDRSERVVAVLIGSDVERFADECIDCGADAVVVHEDDRLDRFVHRAYTEVFCDMARWGGEPGEKGPDPAEWRDYDEPRYVLFPATNNGRDLSAQVQAELDSGLASDCSGLYIEDTVISNPAKVGRAGEKKEFRGVLHMKRPDFSGFEYSTILCLDNPGREFHPQGASVIPGSFDVPDPDPEREGLVVTHDLELDEDWLSVRVTEFDQLDEGVDLTGRDVVVAVGRGIGDDPTRGMELALELANAFEDADVGVSRGIVTGSYEFGGHVEEYTREERQIGETGQVVAPKLYIAAGISGAVQHKVGMDESDTILAINTDPDARIRDFSDYFVEGDLFEVLPMLTEAVKSGTLDVQAVADGSGGERQ
- a CDS encoding FAD-dependent oxidoreductase, with translation MTEHEHYEAVVVGAGPGGAAAAAKLAAEGVETLVLERGVDAGSKNVSGGLLYAESSAPYTIDDLFPDFREEAAERPVTEYYLHNVAGRKVRSFDITALHEHDTEWSDAVLRRPMDSWLADRVHEMTRETGGGLLTGVRVNGLLREHGEIVGVTCDEIDPIRADVVVAADGVNSELARDAGLMDWEHPDQWFQGVKAVVDAPDVDDRFDIDPGEGVAHLFSGDLFEDVRGGGFLYTNRETLSIGTVFHLDSLVAERAEPHELLDNLLTHPLLADWLGDDYRELEYSAKLVPDSKKVAHPDPHEGRLVLVGDAGGQMQAQGPIIKGMNHAVTAGALAAEAFVEARNRGNTDEAGRRYAEKLRDSGTMRKLRPPGYRVSRALGERDRVASLTDAVLTSRVGRLGVRALGGRLESLYSSPGLAAIVPDTATPYVTLPSVIAEELGADVTAESRVEPPSLADRIGALTYDTDVGNPHIRVLDNSWAASGAAVTACPVSALDFGGGCYREEEVKTNGHTERVVSLDTQPCVECGTCAIVADTEWTHPRGGKGVEFEQG